The genomic DNA TGGCGAAGGCTGCTCGGAATGCCGCGACGGTCTCTGGTGGCACACCCTCAAACGCGTAGCGTTTGCCGCTGGCCACGAACCACACCGAAAGAATTCTGTTGGCCGGGTCGTATTCCGTTTTGCTGATCGAGGTAGATGGCATGGCGCAACCGTGGTCTGGCGCATTGCAAACGATCCGACCCGGCTTTTGTTTCAGAGTCCACGACGTCCGCTAAGGGCCGGCTGCTAACTCGGCTTAGATTCGGGCTCTGGATGCGGCGCGTTCGGGCTGGGGCAATCAGCCAATTGCTCACACGGCGGGGGCCGATCGCCAAACGCCGCCATAGCGTTCCACGAGTTTCGCGAATCCGTATGCGAAGGCGAAAAGAAGCGCCAGGACAACTACCATTCGGACGGCCATTCGGGATTGTAGCAGAACCTCGAGGCGGAG from Mesorhizobium sp. M1E.F.Ca.ET.045.02.1.1 includes the following:
- a CDS encoding KTSC domain-containing protein, with product MPSTSISKTEYDPANRILSVWFVASGKRYAFEGVPPETVAAFRAAFAKGRFFNRHIRNHFRYRRISGDDDP